In the Arachis ipaensis cultivar K30076 chromosome B10, Araip1.1, whole genome shotgun sequence genome, one interval contains:
- the LOC107620401 gene encoding putative F-box protein At1g67623, giving the protein MTIDCSSKITFIPNDIWVAITSKVASASIRDLCSLRMTCKAARDAGEADIVHRSVSIPPPHATLWWWCLTPEAKRFFDRCIVAGHPELLFREALRELFIRRNENIGLQMLNSAASTGHAAAKYALTMTLLLRTDDNDEKQKGLELYRELDAAGSLAEGKARCFSILTMSWPGEVQMPRIEEQHTLCSSPRCSTRGYMPLLYDYRRRAAERNSVHAFGGAAHIPCIQCRADYDLQAFVNLP; this is encoded by the coding sequence ATGACAATCGACTGTTCCTCAAAAATCACTTTCATTCCCAACGACATCTGGGTAGCAATTACCAGTAAGGTTGCGTCAGCCTCCATTCGCGACCTGTGCAGTCTCAGAATGACCTGTAAGGCTGCACGCGATGCAGGAGAGGCCGATATTGTTCACCGGAGTGTTTCCATCCCACCACCGCATGCCACGCTGTGGTGGTGGTGCCTCACCCCGGAGGCCAAGAGATTCTTTGATCGATGCATCGTAGCTGGCCATCCAGAGCTTCTGTTTCGGGAGGCACTTCGGGAACTCTTCATCAGACGTAACGAAAACATTGGCCTCCAGATGCTGAATAGTGCAGCAAGTACAGGCCATGCAGCAGCCAAATACGCACTGACCATGACCTTGCTGCTTCGAACGGACGACAACGACGAAAAACAAAAAGGGCTGGAACTGTATCGCGAGCTTGATGCAGCTGGTTCACTCGCTGAGGGTAAGGCAAGGTGCTTTTCAATTCTGACAATGTCGTGGCCGGGTGAGGTCCAAATGCCCCGTATAGAAGAACAACACACCCTATGTTCCTCACCTAGGTGCTCCACCAGGGGCTACATGCCTCTTCTCTATGACTATCGCAGACGTGCAGCAGAGCGAAACTCCGTCCATGCTTTCGGAGGGGCCGCTCATATCCCCTGCATCCAGTGTCGCGCAGACTACGACCTGCAAGCCTTCGTCAACCTTCCATGA
- the LOC107623060 gene encoding uncharacterized protein LOC107623060 has translation MKPAQWVSEHKLTTIGALWATGVGASLMAYARTKSRMKPSLRLIHARLNAQALTLAVLSGAAAYHYYANINNDQNRSVDEDIRIRPSSSPNVKDFVEWDLHSPF, from the exons ATGAAGCCAGCTCAGTGGGTTTCAGAGCATAAGCTCACTACCATTG GGGCACTGTGGGCGACAGGTGTTGGAGCATCACTGATGGCATATGCACGCACAAAGTCTCGTATGAAACCAAGCCTCAGGCTTATCCATGCCAG GTTGAATGCACAGGCTTTGACTCTAGCAGTTCTATCAGGTGCAGCTGCATATCACTACTACGCTAATATTAATAACGATCAGAATCGTTCTGTTGATGAGGATATTCGAATTAGACCATCTTCTTCACCCAATGTTAAAGACTTCGTTGAATGGGACCTACATTCTCctttctaa